The Penicillium psychrofluorescens genome assembly, chromosome: 2 nucleotide sequence ACGCTGCGTCGATTCGACGCTGAATCATGGACCAGCCAAGCCGCTCGGCCTTGTCCCGCGCACCAGCGCTGCCGTCGCGGAGCCAGCCAGCGATGACTCCATTAAGATGCTTGCTGTCCGGCTTCACCCCTCGCTCATACATCAGCTCGATGACCAGCGCAGCTGAGTCGACCTCGCCCATTCCGAtgagcttcttcatccagctcgcGTAGAAAAACCGATTCTGGAACTGTCGCGGCAACACTGTCAGTGCGGAGAGTGAGACTTTATTCACGGCCTCTTCACTGATGCTCGACGCATGGAGATTGCCTGCCAAGCCGAGAGCGGCCTTGTATAGAGCTGTAGAGTCCTTTGCCGGGTCCTGTCCCGTTACCATCATGTCTTTGAAGACGGCAACTGCTGTATCCAAACGGCCGGCCGTGAGGAGACCAATGCTGATCTGATCGTAATCCTTCATGCCCATGTCCGATCCCAAGAAGGTCTTCAGCTGGAGGTATAAGGCCCATGCTTTGacctctgcttcttcgccagGTAATCTCCCCCACGCGGTGATGACAGGAATGAGGACTCGCGGTTGACGGGATCGATCGTTCGTGAGAAAAGCCAGAGCAATATCCTGAGCTCGTTGGGGGTTGTTCGCAGCTGCAAAGAGTCGCACTCCAAGCATCCAGTATGGTTCCAAGTCCTCCTTGCTTTGGGACAGTTCGGCTTGATATGCCTCCCATTGCTCCAATGCCTTATGAGTCGATCCACTATCATGCAAAGCAGTAATATAAGTGAGAATCTGGGGCGTCGGGAAGGGTTGATTGACAGACTTGGCGTCTTCAATGAGCGTCTGCAAATGTGTTGATCGTGTAGTGCCCGTCAAGTCTGCCGTGTTTTGCGATTGCCACATTATTTGTCGAGTCTCTGGCGGCATTGATTCCAGAAATTCGGGGATAACCTGCTTGCATCGCCGGTACCATCTCCATAGCTCGTGTTTGGTCCGCTCGTCCTCGCTATTCGTCTTGAAATTGATCACGCAGTCGTGAAATCGTTTGGTGTATGGATGAGGCTCGCCTTCGGCCAGTTCTGTTTCTGTTGATTTTCCGGACAGTTGTCGGCCTCGTTTGGCGGCCTTTTGCGGGTTTTCTTGCTCCAGAGCGAGACCCTCAAACTcctccttcaacatctcATCGAGTTCCTCGTCGAAGACCTCGTCTAAGGATGGCTGCGGCCCCTGCTCGCCCTGTTCCCTTTCATATTTTTCTAAAGCTTCCAGGGCGACTTTGCGATCCGCCTCGGGCAAGCTCCTGATGAAGGGACTGTTGGGACTGAACGGgccctcctccaacaccttCAGCTCGTCTCGGAGCTTTGCAAGCTCATCCTCGACTCCCTTGCGCTCTTCATTGTCTTCGGCCTCGGGATCGATCTTTCTTCGCTTCTTGCTCCCCCGCGCATCCTGTTCGTAGAATGTCACTCGGTCGTTTGGTCCGCCATAGTCGAGACGGCGCGGAGTGATGGCGGAAAAGGCTCGAACCGACGGGCGGCTGTGAGCCACATACCACCGAGCGCCATGAAACGCCTGGCGAAGCATGAAGGCAGGGGCGCCGTGGTTGGGTGTAGGTGTGGAAGGGAAAGTTGCGGACCAGCACTTCGGAGGTGAAAAGTATCTGGCTTGTTTGGGTTTAGCGCCCGCGTTGGAGTCGTCCTGCCCTTGGTTTGTTTCCCTTGTTTGTTGCTTGCTCTTGCTTCGACCAGCCATCATGGATGCAGAGACCAGGGACAAGTCGCAGAATCAGGTTCGTGTTACCGTTCTTGGAGGGGCGTGTGAAGACTAACGCAGCCCAGGGCGTGTACATCTACCAGGGAGAGCGACCCTCGAAGCGCCGCAAAGTCGCGCCCACAGACCACCCGCACTCCGACTCGCACTGCTTTGTGCCATTGCTGAATGGGGAGGAGCCCCCGGATTGTGTTCAATTGCGGTACGACACATACAAGAAGCTATGGTCGGAGCAGGAAAGGTCCATCCAGGTTAGTTGGAGGAACTGGCGGGCAAACCGAGGTTCAATGCTTATGTTCACTAGGAAATCCTGGACGAAGTCGACGCCGGAGTTTTGACGGATGTGCTGTCCTTTGTTCAAACGACGTCCCCAGAGACGTATGTTGCTACTCCCTGCAAATATTCCCAAGCTACGATCTGACCGCGTTTCCAGGTACAATGGCTGTATCCCTACCGCACTCGTCACCGTCGGCTCCAATGTTTCTTCCCTCACCAGACTGCTCTCACGGCTCAACGAACAACTGACATCCTCCGGCAACGGCggtgtggtggtgttggaatCAGGCGATGCACCGAATCTGAAAACAACGCTGAAAAACATCATTCGCGCCGCGGTCACAAATACC carries:
- a CDS encoding uncharacterized protein (ID:PFLUO_002889-T1.cds;~source:funannotate), translating into MLRQAFHGARWYVAHSRPSVRAFSAITPRRLDYGGPNDRVTFYEQDARGSKKRRKIDPEAEDNEERKGVEDELAKLRDELKVLEEGPFSPNSPFIRSLPEADRKVALEALEKYEREQGEQGPQPSLDEVFDEELDEMLKEEFEGLALEQENPQKAAKRGRQLSGKSTETELAEGEPHPYTKRFHDCVINFKTNSEDERTKHELWRWYRRCKQVIPEFLESMPPETRQIMWQSQNTADLTGTTRSTHLQTLIEDAKSVNQPFPTPQILTYITALHDSGSTHKALEQWEAYQAELSQSKEDLEPYWMLGVRLFAAANNPQRAQDIALAFLTNDRSRQPRVLIPVITAWGRLPGEEAEVKAWALYLQLKTFLGSDMGMKDYDQISIGLLTAGRLDTAVAVFKDMMVTGQDPAKDSTALYKAALGLAGNLHASSISEEAVNKVSLSALTVLPRQFQNRFFYASWMKKLIGMGEVDSAALVIELMYERGVKPDSKHLNGVIAGWLRDGSAGARDKAERLGWSMIQRRIDAAWKRFQPTEAIPQLGFNQDTMDPARIPKFMKRDVPQASIETFSILLLHYTRRGDDGMIKYLVKSLGDAQIQPNSYFMNHLLYAELRKQDIKSLWTKFQAMSQTVRPDLETYACLWDCAKIQYDHGRTAYDSAFPSARQLFANMTRWYAQLSPRSRKTAQSEFSKGLYDQIVRSFCLSKDVSGTLVALHAMRAFFGFAPDDATARLIVLQVARLAGVPADTPKRRLRRLSSTPRNKENIAQVNQLLEILGDRKAAALQVQGLSLDQLDPHERQQYQLEIMVSLLRIVLSRSGGLDPAGVEEKLANTAAEMQVGGLDLGPPTGADDSQLLL